A single Anatilimnocola floriformis DNA region contains:
- a CDS encoding DUF1592 domain-containing protein, whose amino-acid sequence MRAIVYSCLFLATICSPALAEPAPDFLQQFLKSHCVACHGPEKQEGKLRLDTLSTDFTQGDAARQWIEVMDQLNRGEMPPDERPRPAAAAQQEVVKWIAAELRAAERKSRSSGGRVVLRRMNRTEYANTIRDLLAINFLPGESPLDFLPPDGRADGFDKGSSALLLDPSLLDKYYEVAQRIAAQAIVSGPPEFATYRNRFELEDTAKRASIRYMCAQPGFQCREHDVVVMEGGTRSFDDLIYPGTKVNGSRGRRIPIKGMYAVRVRAAADRAGKDEPVTMQVIREGGGEGVLLETVVDAPESDPKVYEVIMPLGIDGGEFSVRIGKPTRFRGYSQAYGHMERAIEKAGNEQNFAEIMRIRGRMLAEGIVSGSMPNPDVLDLTKVPKLFIDWIEIEGPLYEQWPPKSHEIVLGHEPDAAQDIARVRTVFTNFLPRAFRRPVTAEEVEPFVKLVQQELESKTAWEEAIRVGLAAVLTSPKFIYLFEPSSESRRELTDHELACRLSYFLWSSMPDDELFQLAAAGKLRDPKTLAAETSRLLKHKNSRALVAGFGAQWLRTEEFRNFKPDEKLYAAYSEKLGAAMVQQSLSFFEHVLRNDLPVANFLDSDFTLLNERLATFYGIADVKGEDFRAVKLPADSRRGGLLGQAGVMLRGSDGNRTKPVTRGVYVREVLFNDPPDPPPPNVGEIEPNIQGKNLTVRERLLQHQQIEACAACHRGIDPYGLALENFNVIGQWREEQDGENFRNSRLKPKIDASGKLPNGESFANFTEFKNLLKQQHPRFRQALAEKLLSYALGRPVEPLDRPTIDHMTAAATTSDDSLRSLIQALVTSESFRTK is encoded by the coding sequence ATGCGCGCGATCGTTTACTCCTGCCTGTTCTTGGCCACGATTTGCTCGCCGGCGCTCGCCGAGCCCGCGCCGGATTTTCTGCAGCAGTTTCTTAAGTCGCACTGCGTGGCCTGTCACGGGCCTGAGAAGCAGGAAGGGAAACTGCGGCTCGACACGCTATCGACCGATTTCACGCAAGGCGATGCCGCCCGGCAGTGGATTGAAGTGATGGATCAGCTGAATCGGGGCGAAATGCCGCCGGACGAACGGCCTCGGCCTGCTGCTGCCGCGCAGCAAGAAGTGGTGAAGTGGATCGCTGCCGAACTGCGTGCCGCGGAACGAAAGTCGCGCAGTAGCGGCGGCCGCGTCGTACTACGGCGAATGAATCGCACCGAGTACGCGAATACCATTCGCGATTTGCTCGCTATCAACTTTCTCCCTGGCGAAAGCCCGCTCGATTTTCTGCCGCCCGACGGCCGAGCCGATGGCTTTGATAAAGGCTCGTCGGCGCTGCTGCTCGATCCATCGCTCCTCGACAAGTATTACGAAGTAGCTCAGCGAATCGCGGCCCAAGCCATCGTCAGCGGGCCGCCGGAGTTTGCTACGTATCGCAACCGCTTTGAGCTCGAAGACACTGCCAAGCGGGCTTCGATTCGCTACATGTGTGCTCAGCCGGGCTTTCAATGCCGCGAGCACGATGTCGTCGTTATGGAAGGTGGCACGCGGTCGTTCGATGACTTGATTTATCCCGGCACCAAGGTGAATGGCAGCCGCGGCCGGCGGATTCCCATCAAAGGAATGTATGCGGTTCGCGTGCGCGCTGCCGCCGATCGGGCCGGCAAGGACGAACCGGTCACGATGCAGGTCATCCGCGAAGGTGGCGGCGAAGGCGTGCTGCTCGAGACTGTTGTCGATGCTCCTGAAAGCGATCCGAAGGTCTACGAAGTGATCATGCCGCTCGGCATCGATGGCGGCGAGTTCTCAGTCCGCATCGGCAAGCCGACGCGTTTCCGCGGCTACAGCCAAGCCTATGGTCACATGGAACGAGCGATCGAAAAAGCAGGCAACGAGCAGAACTTCGCCGAGATCATGCGGATCCGCGGCCGGATGCTGGCCGAAGGAATTGTTTCTGGCAGCATGCCCAACCCTGACGTGCTCGATCTGACGAAGGTCCCCAAGCTGTTTATTGATTGGATCGAAATCGAAGGGCCGCTGTACGAACAATGGCCGCCGAAGAGTCACGAGATCGTGCTCGGTCACGAGCCAGACGCGGCGCAAGATATCGCGCGAGTGCGAACGGTTTTTACAAACTTTCTCCCTCGCGCGTTCCGCCGCCCAGTGACTGCTGAAGAAGTGGAGCCCTTCGTCAAACTCGTGCAGCAAGAGTTGGAATCGAAAACAGCCTGGGAAGAAGCGATCCGCGTCGGTCTCGCCGCGGTTCTCACTTCGCCGAAGTTCATCTATTTGTTCGAGCCGAGTAGCGAGTCGCGGCGCGAGCTCACTGACCATGAACTGGCTTGTCGTTTGTCGTATTTCCTCTGGTCGAGCATGCCGGATGACGAGTTATTTCAATTGGCTGCGGCCGGCAAGTTGCGAGATCCCAAAACGCTTGCCGCTGAAACCTCACGGCTGCTGAAACATAAAAACAGCCGAGCACTGGTCGCTGGCTTTGGCGCCCAGTGGTTGCGGACGGAAGAGTTCCGCAACTTCAAGCCGGACGAAAAACTCTACGCGGCCTACAGCGAAAAGCTCGGCGCCGCGATGGTGCAGCAGTCTCTATCGTTCTTCGAACATGTGCTGCGTAATGATTTGCCGGTTGCGAATTTTCTCGATAGCGACTTCACGCTGCTCAATGAACGGCTAGCAACTTTTTATGGCATTGCTGATGTCAAAGGTGAAGACTTCCGCGCCGTGAAACTCCCTGCTGATTCGCGGCGCGGCGGCTTGCTCGGCCAGGCCGGCGTGATGCTGCGCGGCAGCGATGGGAATCGGACGAAACCGGTTACCCGCGGCGTGTATGTGCGCGAAGTGCTGTTCAATGATCCGCCCGATCCGCCGCCGCCGAATGTCGGAGAAATCGAACCTAATATTCAGGGCAAGAACCTGACCGTCCGCGAACGGCTGCTGCAGCATCAGCAGATCGAGGCCTGTGCGGCCTGCCATCGCGGTATCGATCCGTATGGCCTCGCGCTCGAAAACTTCAATGTCATCGGCCAATGGCGCGAAGAGCAGGACGGCGAAAATTTTCGCAACAGCCGACTAAAGCCGAAGATCGACGCCAGCGGGAAGCTGCCCAACGGCGAATCGTTTGCGAACTTCACGGAGTTCAAGAATCTGCTTAAGCAGCAACATCCTCGCTTCCGTCAGGCCTTGGCGGAAAAGCTCCTCAGCTATGCGCTCGGTCGGCCCGTGGAACCGCTCGATCGACCAACAATCGATCACATGACAGCCGCTGCAACCACGAGCGATGATTCGCTTCGCAGTTTGATCCAAGCCCTGGTGACCAGCGAATCCTTTCGCACCAAGTAG
- a CDS encoding formylglycine-generating enzyme family protein: MKTLAALSLLFLVANVSFAAEPLPRATNSLGMTLIEIPAGEFNRGMTDDQKLRLNHPNTLEQGADLIDERPAHQVRISKPFWIATQEVTVGQFRKFVEETKYQTSAEKNGRGALVFNPAEKDGVARFVQKSDANWKNPGFAQTDDHPVTCVSWQDATAFCDWLSKQEKTTYRLPTEAEWEYAARAGNDTIYVGGDTPASVYAYGNIGDATLEAAHPGVVKRQHLTVTPEEQTDGVVYTAPVGKFKPNAWGLFDTHGNVWEWCSDRYADRYYQELQKAARDPRTGRMVVTVDPQGPETTPQHKFGDWRSMRGGCWYTGPMASRSASRAYGEAGDAFCYAGFRVARASP, from the coding sequence ATGAAAACGCTCGCGGCACTTAGTTTGTTATTTCTCGTGGCTAACGTGAGCTTCGCCGCCGAGCCGTTGCCGCGCGCGACAAACTCGCTCGGCATGACGCTGATTGAAATACCCGCCGGTGAATTCAATCGCGGCATGACCGATGACCAGAAGTTGCGGCTGAATCACCCCAACACGCTGGAACAGGGCGCCGATCTGATCGACGAACGGCCAGCCCATCAGGTGCGCATCAGCAAACCATTTTGGATTGCCACACAGGAAGTAACGGTCGGGCAATTCCGCAAGTTTGTCGAAGAAACGAAGTATCAGACGTCGGCCGAGAAGAACGGTCGTGGCGCGCTGGTCTTCAACCCTGCCGAGAAAGATGGCGTGGCTCGCTTTGTGCAAAAAAGCGATGCGAATTGGAAGAATCCCGGCTTCGCTCAAACCGACGATCATCCGGTAACTTGCGTTAGCTGGCAGGATGCGACGGCATTTTGCGATTGGTTGAGCAAGCAGGAGAAGACGACATACCGGCTGCCGACCGAAGCCGAGTGGGAGTACGCGGCCCGCGCTGGCAACGACACTATCTACGTTGGTGGCGACACGCCGGCCTCGGTTTACGCCTATGGCAACATCGGCGATGCGACTCTCGAAGCGGCCCACCCCGGCGTCGTGAAACGGCAGCACCTGACAGTCACACCCGAGGAGCAAACCGATGGCGTGGTCTATACGGCACCGGTCGGCAAGTTCAAACCGAACGCCTGGGGGCTCTTCGATACGCACGGCAACGTTTGGGAATGGTGCTCCGACCGTTACGCCGATCGATACTATCAGGAGTTGCAGAAAGCAGCCCGCGATCCCCGCACGGGAAGAATGGTGGTCACCGTCGATCCGCAGGGCCCCGAGACCACGCCGCAACACAAGTTCGGCGACTGGCGTTCGATGCGGGGCGGCTGTTGGTACACCGGGCCGATGGCGAGTCGCAGCGCGTCGCGAGCCTACGGCGAAGCCGGCGATGCTTTTTGTTACGCCGGTTTTCGCGTCGCGCGAGCCTCGCCGTGA
- the hemL gene encoding glutamate-1-semialdehyde 2,1-aminomutase, with the protein MQRPKSHAIFSRAKELMPGGVNSPARAFGGVGGEPVVFERAAGAYLFDVDGNQYIDYIGSWGPMILGHQHPQVVAAVREAIEKAFSFGAPSPGENELCELICQLVPSIEMVRLVSSGTEATMSAIRLARGYTGRDRIIKFAGNYHGHVDSLLVAAGSSAATLGVPNSPGVTAGTTQDTIVCRYNDVANLEEVFTEHGSTIAGVIFEPIVGNMGTVVPTPDFLQTLRELTWKHGALLICDEVMTGFRVSAGGAQQLLDITPDITTLGKIVGGGMPIGAYGGRKEIMEHILPAGKVFQAGTLSGNPVATAAGIATLKLLRDQPPYEKLDQLGKLLGDGLLAAAHEAKIPATLTRVGSMLTLFFNDMQPTDWDGASKSDTTRFARYFWGLLNRGVYMPCSQYEALFVSAAHTEADIQQTIDTAKEVLAGFGA; encoded by the coding sequence ATGCAACGCCCTAAATCACATGCGATTTTCTCCCGCGCCAAGGAACTCATGCCTGGCGGCGTGAACAGTCCTGCGCGGGCCTTTGGCGGCGTCGGCGGTGAGCCGGTGGTTTTTGAGCGGGCGGCCGGCGCGTACTTGTTCGACGTCGATGGCAATCAATACATCGACTACATCGGTTCCTGGGGACCGATGATTCTCGGCCATCAGCATCCGCAAGTCGTCGCTGCCGTGCGCGAAGCGATTGAGAAAGCGTTCAGTTTCGGTGCGCCATCGCCGGGCGAGAACGAACTGTGCGAACTCATCTGCCAACTCGTACCGTCGATCGAAATGGTTCGCCTGGTGAGCAGCGGCACCGAAGCGACGATGAGCGCCATCCGTCTAGCCCGCGGCTACACGGGCCGCGATCGAATCATCAAGTTTGCTGGGAACTACCACGGCCATGTCGATAGCCTGCTCGTCGCTGCGGGAAGCTCGGCAGCGACACTCGGCGTGCCGAACTCGCCCGGTGTGACGGCTGGCACAACGCAAGACACAATTGTCTGCCGATACAACGATGTGGCCAATCTGGAAGAAGTTTTCACCGAGCACGGTTCGACGATTGCGGGTGTCATCTTCGAGCCGATTGTCGGGAATATGGGAACCGTCGTTCCCACACCGGACTTTTTGCAGACGCTGCGCGAACTAACTTGGAAGCACGGCGCGCTGCTGATTTGTGATGAAGTGATGACGGGCTTTCGCGTCTCGGCCGGCGGCGCGCAGCAACTACTCGACATCACGCCCGATATCACCACGCTGGGCAAAATTGTCGGCGGCGGCATGCCGATTGGCGCGTACGGCGGCCGCAAGGAGATCATGGAACACATTCTGCCGGCAGGCAAAGTTTTCCAGGCTGGCACGCTCAGCGGCAATCCGGTCGCAACCGCCGCGGGCATTGCCACATTGAAACTTCTGCGTGATCAGCCGCCCTATGAAAAACTCGATCAACTCGGCAAGCTGCTGGGCGATGGCTTGCTCGCCGCCGCCCACGAGGCCAAAATTCCCGCCACGCTGACCCGCGTCGGCAGCATGCTCACGCTGTTTTTCAACGACATGCAGCCGACCGATTGGGACGGCGCAAGCAAGAGCGATACCACCCGCTTTGCCCGCTACTTCTGGGGCTTGCTCAACCGCGGCGTGTACATGCCCTGCAGCCAATACGAAGCACTCTTTGTTTCTGCGGCCCATACCGAGGCGGATATTCAGCAGACAATCGACACGGCGAAGGAAGTGCTGGCGGGATTCGGGGCATAA
- a CDS encoding Mrp/NBP35 family ATP-binding protein: MTDVSLAAVEKVLAEFKDPETGRSVTQTQQVHDINLAGEKLSLTLALTTHSAPIKNEIRDRLAELLRRRFPSLYDIEIKLATHDRAPVKIGQIGLTCKSVIAVGSGKGGVGKSTVASTIALGLKRAGCKVGLMDADVYGPSIPQLLGLASADKPGVTNGKIQPVQFQGMPVMSMGFLVPPGEAVVWRGPMLHGAITQFLRDTAWGDLDYLIIDMPPGTGDIALTLSQMLPLSGAVVVCTPQQVALIDAVKAIAMFRKVNIPLLGMVENMSGFICPDTGKRYDIFGSGGARRAAEELKVPFLGEVPLNMQIRINGDEGLTLGNFDDPIVGPYLEKIVATMVRNIADSTMAKPPGMSLPMLG; the protein is encoded by the coding sequence ATGACTGATGTATCGCTGGCGGCCGTCGAAAAAGTGCTTGCCGAATTCAAAGACCCTGAAACCGGACGAAGCGTGACGCAAACGCAGCAAGTGCATGACATAAATCTAGCCGGCGAAAAACTGTCGCTTACGTTGGCCCTCACCACGCATTCGGCACCAATCAAGAACGAAATTCGCGATCGCCTGGCTGAATTGCTGCGCCGCCGCTTTCCGTCGCTCTACGATATCGAAATCAAACTCGCCACGCACGATCGCGCTCCAGTGAAGATCGGCCAGATCGGCCTGACTTGCAAAAGCGTGATTGCTGTCGGCTCGGGCAAAGGCGGCGTTGGCAAAAGCACGGTTGCTTCGACGATCGCGCTCGGCTTGAAGCGGGCTGGATGCAAAGTAGGCCTGATGGATGCCGACGTCTACGGCCCGAGTATTCCGCAACTCCTCGGCCTGGCTTCCGCCGACAAACCCGGCGTTACCAACGGCAAGATTCAGCCGGTGCAATTTCAAGGAATGCCCGTCATGTCGATGGGCTTTCTCGTGCCGCCCGGCGAAGCCGTCGTGTGGCGCGGGCCGATGCTGCACGGAGCCATCACACAGTTCCTTCGCGACACCGCTTGGGGTGATCTCGATTATTTGATCATCGACATGCCGCCCGGCACCGGCGACATCGCACTTACGCTCTCGCAAATGCTGCCGCTCAGCGGCGCGGTCGTCGTTTGCACGCCGCAGCAGGTCGCTCTGATCGACGCGGTGAAAGCGATCGCCATGTTCCGCAAAGTGAATATCCCGCTCCTCGGCATGGTCGAGAACATGAGCGGTTTCATCTGCCCCGACACCGGCAAACGGTACGACATATTCGGCAGCGGCGGTGCTCGTCGCGCAGCCGAAGAATTGAAAGTGCCGTTCCTCGGCGAAGTGCCGCTGAACATGCAGATTCGCATTAACGGCGACGAAGGGCTGACCCTCGGCAACTTCGACGATCCGATCGTTGGGCCGTATTTGGAAAAGATCGTCGCCACCATGGTCCGTAACATTGCCGACAGCACCATGGCCAAACCGCCGGGCATGTCGCTGCCGATGCTGGGTTAA
- a CDS encoding DUF1549 domain-containing protein, translating to MLFWQRPLLALFVFGCALANLLHAEELLPADATIEAAVDHYITARQKALSVEPAPLADDANLLRRTLLDMHGRPPTAAEVKAYQQNNDPAKRRELVERLMASPAFAREQAAAFNALLMNGTNASLRSYLTEAFRENRSWDRIFRELLVGQEKDEEQKGAINFVKARLKDHDKLTAEASSLLFGVNVSCAQCHDHPLVADWKQDHYFGMKSFFVRSFENGEMMGEKSYGQVDFKTTAGESKQAKLMFLTGQVFDEPENKEPDDKAKKEEKEQLEKLKKDKKAPSPPEYSRRAKLVEIALSPEANSFLTRSIVNHVWNRLLGRGLVMPVDQMHSENPASHPELLSWLARDLQTHNYDLARLTRGILLSDTYARSSRWESAAKRPSDELFALGLVRPLTPWQYGTTLKVAMVNPDQYAAELAGDALDNKMQGLESAGRSFTEKLELPGPDFQVSIDEALSFSNASRTSQELLRIDGGTLLGKLKDIADDKEAATTAVWNIFGRAPADEELQSLEQYLKARADRREQALQQMVWALLTSSECRFNY from the coding sequence ATGCTTTTTTGGCAGCGACCACTGCTGGCTTTGTTCGTTTTCGGCTGTGCGCTGGCGAATTTGCTGCACGCCGAAGAATTGCTCCCGGCCGATGCCACGATCGAAGCTGCCGTCGATCATTACATCACTGCCCGCCAAAAGGCGCTGAGCGTCGAACCGGCGCCTCTCGCCGACGATGCCAACCTGTTGCGCCGCACGCTGCTCGATATGCACGGCCGGCCGCCGACCGCCGCCGAAGTGAAGGCCTACCAGCAAAACAACGACCCCGCCAAGCGCCGCGAATTGGTCGAACGACTCATGGCTTCACCGGCTTTCGCTCGCGAACAAGCTGCCGCGTTCAACGCCCTGCTGATGAATGGTACGAACGCTTCGCTCCGCAGTTACCTGACCGAAGCCTTTCGCGAGAATCGCAGCTGGGATCGGATCTTCCGCGAGTTGCTCGTCGGCCAGGAGAAAGATGAAGAACAAAAAGGGGCCATCAACTTCGTCAAAGCCCGACTCAAGGATCACGACAAGCTGACCGCCGAAGCCAGCTCGCTCCTCTTCGGCGTGAACGTGAGTTGTGCCCAATGTCACGACCATCCGCTGGTTGCCGATTGGAAACAGGACCATTACTTCGGCATGAAGTCGTTCTTCGTCCGCAGTTTCGAGAACGGCGAAATGATGGGAGAGAAGTCGTATGGCCAGGTCGATTTCAAAACGACCGCCGGCGAAAGCAAACAAGCCAAGCTGATGTTCCTCACCGGCCAGGTGTTTGACGAACCAGAAAACAAAGAGCCCGACGACAAAGCCAAGAAGGAAGAAAAGGAGCAGCTCGAAAAGCTGAAGAAGGATAAGAAGGCGCCGTCGCCGCCGGAATACAGCCGTCGTGCCAAGCTCGTCGAAATCGCTCTTTCGCCCGAAGCCAATTCGTTCCTCACGCGCTCGATCGTCAATCACGTTTGGAATCGCTTGCTCGGCCGCGGCCTGGTCATGCCTGTCGATCAGATGCATTCCGAAAATCCGGCAAGCCATCCGGAATTGCTCAGCTGGCTCGCCCGCGATCTGCAGACGCACAACTACGACCTCGCCCGCCTGACCCGCGGCATTTTGCTGAGCGACACTTACGCCCGCAGCAGCCGCTGGGAATCGGCGGCCAAACGCCCGAGCGACGAACTCTTCGCTCTCGGTTTAGTCCGCCCGCTCACGCCGTGGCAATACGGCACCACGCTCAAAGTGGCGATGGTCAATCCCGATCAATATGCAGCCGAACTTGCCGGCGATGCCCTCGACAACAAGATGCAGGGGCTCGAAAGTGCGGGCCGCAGTTTCACCGAAAAGCTCGAACTCCCCGGCCCGGATTTTCAGGTCAGCATCGACGAAGCGCTGTCGTTCAGCAATGCCAGCCGAACCAGCCAGGAACTGCTGCGGATCGACGGCGGCACGTTGCTCGGCAAGTTGAAAGACATCGCCGACGACAAAGAAGCCGCGACCACGGCGGTTTGGAATATCTTCGGCCGGGCGCCAGCCGATGAAGAGCTGCAGTCCCTTGAGCAATATTTGAAAGCCCGCGCCGACCGCCGCGAACAAGCGTTGCAGCAGATGGTGTGGGCCCTGCTGACCAGCAGTGAATGCCGGTTCAATTACTAA
- a CDS encoding DUF1552 domain-containing protein has translation MPTPLSRRTLLRGAGALMALPYLDAMLPASARAAAAATPPARMGMFYFGTGMNMRQFTPETEGKDFELTRILKPLEAHRGHFTVLSGTYLEKGGGHDGAYPFATSIAKDQKQSISPDQVAAEVLGRDTRYSSLQMSVKRGTGFGEQPLATIAWNRQGVPLAAENDPHVLFTRLFQPDTEQQKSQQSTEFRRRRSVLDLVREDANKLSRQVGTADRDRLDQYFNSVRELEQQLARRVEWSTKGKPSPDPDGLRDYSKNMTPEGVPGFFYDTYAKLMYDLIALALQTDSTRVVTYVVRTELAGGVYPEFGVSKDYHALTHHGNDPQNLEELAKVDTIYMNHWAYFLGKLRSIKEGDQTLLDRTVLGFSSGMGIGHSKDLLPTVISGGSGLGIAHQGHLKLDKTPLSSVWHTMIDRVGASPAGQFQDSTGVIKKLISA, from the coding sequence ATGCCAACACCTCTTTCTCGTCGAACGCTCCTTCGTGGCGCTGGCGCACTGATGGCGCTCCCCTATCTCGACGCGATGCTGCCTGCCTCTGCTCGCGCAGCTGCTGCGGCTACGCCGCCGGCGCGGATGGGCATGTTTTATTTCGGCACCGGCATGAACATGCGGCAGTTCACGCCCGAAACTGAAGGAAAGGATTTCGAGCTCACGCGGATCCTCAAGCCGCTCGAGGCCCATCGCGGCCATTTCACGGTGCTCTCGGGAACATATCTCGAAAAGGGTGGCGGTCACGATGGCGCTTATCCATTCGCCACCAGTATTGCGAAGGACCAGAAGCAGAGCATTTCGCCCGATCAAGTGGCTGCCGAAGTGCTAGGGCGTGACACGCGATACTCTTCGCTGCAGATGTCGGTCAAACGCGGCACCGGTTTCGGTGAACAACCGCTCGCCACCATCGCCTGGAACCGCCAGGGCGTGCCGCTGGCCGCCGAAAATGATCCGCATGTATTGTTCACTCGTCTATTTCAGCCCGATACCGAACAGCAGAAGTCGCAGCAGTCGACCGAGTTCCGCCGTCGTCGTAGTGTGCTCGATCTAGTGCGCGAAGATGCCAACAAGCTGTCGCGTCAGGTTGGCACGGCCGATCGCGATCGACTCGATCAGTATTTCAATTCGGTGCGCGAACTCGAACAGCAACTCGCGCGACGAGTCGAATGGTCGACCAAAGGCAAACCCTCGCCCGATCCAGATGGCTTGCGCGACTACAGCAAAAACATGACGCCCGAGGGTGTGCCGGGCTTTTTCTACGACACCTATGCCAAGCTGATGTACGACCTGATCGCTCTCGCGCTGCAGACCGATTCGACGCGGGTGGTGACCTATGTGGTGCGCACCGAACTTGCTGGCGGCGTGTATCCGGAGTTTGGCGTGTCGAAGGACTATCACGCGTTGACGCATCACGGCAACGATCCGCAGAACCTCGAGGAACTCGCCAAGGTCGACACGATCTATATGAATCACTGGGCCTATTTCCTAGGCAAGCTCCGCAGCATCAAGGAAGGGGATCAAACCCTGCTAGATCGCACGGTGCTTGGATTTTCCAGCGGCATGGGGATCGGCCATAGCAAGGATTTGCTGCCGACCGTCATCTCTGGCGGCAGCGGACTCGGCATCGCGCATCAGGGGCATCTCAAGCTCGACAAGACGCCGCTCAGCAGCGTCTGGCACACGATGATCGATCGCGTCGGCGCGTCGCCCGCGGGACAATTCCAAGACAGCACGGGCGTGATCAAAAAGTTGATTTCAGCATGA
- a CDS encoding DUF1501 domain-containing protein, producing the protein MSENSGSWSRRGFLGASAAGAAVAADMTGLNVLQNPVLASELKQQGKRVILLWLAGGASQLETFDPKPGRSTGGPFRAIKTSVPGVEISELMPKMATRLSKYTTIIRSLDTKNADHGGAARLMHLGRRDEPTVKYPDLGAVLARELGRVDSQVPDYVSFYTATEGRGSAVSQSGFLGARYNAMFLTEGNVPPNLRKLDEISDLDHQQRGELRDLLSKRFAAGRQSASLGSHNESYARVRGLMASEQLFDISKEPQSIRDKYGPTLFGEQCLVARRLVEAGVPFVKISRAWWDSHGQNFETHLELVTELDNVMSALLDDLSERGLLENTLVVTLSEFGRTPSINSSLGRDHFASAWSSSLSGCGVKAGSVYGASDDDGREVKDGKIGAAELFATIYRAVGIDHRKDYHIGARPIPLTDPGTKHVAEVLS; encoded by the coding sequence ATGTCGGAAAATAGTGGATCGTGGAGCCGTCGCGGTTTCCTCGGCGCATCTGCCGCCGGAGCTGCGGTTGCTGCCGATATGACCGGACTGAATGTGCTGCAGAATCCCGTCCTTGCCAGCGAATTGAAGCAGCAAGGGAAGCGGGTGATTCTGTTGTGGCTCGCTGGCGGTGCGAGTCAGTTGGAGACCTTTGATCCCAAGCCGGGCCGCTCGACGGGCGGGCCGTTTCGGGCGATCAAGACATCGGTCCCCGGCGTTGAGATCAGCGAGCTCATGCCGAAGATGGCCACGCGGCTGTCGAAGTACACGACGATCATTCGCTCGCTCGATACGAAAAATGCTGATCACGGCGGCGCCGCTCGCTTGATGCATCTCGGCCGACGCGACGAACCGACGGTGAAGTATCCCGACCTCGGCGCCGTGCTTGCTCGCGAGTTGGGCCGCGTCGACAGCCAGGTTCCTGACTACGTCAGCTTTTACACGGCCACCGAGGGCCGCGGCAGCGCGGTGAGCCAGTCTGGTTTTCTCGGCGCGCGGTACAACGCGATGTTCCTCACCGAAGGGAACGTGCCGCCGAACCTGCGGAAGCTCGACGAGATCAGCGACCTCGATCATCAGCAGCGTGGCGAGCTGCGCGACCTGCTGAGCAAGCGTTTCGCGGCCGGCCGGCAATCGGCATCGCTCGGCAGCCACAACGAATCCTACGCTCGAGTCCGCGGACTCATGGCCAGCGAGCAGCTCTTCGATATTTCGAAAGAGCCGCAAAGTATTCGCGACAAGTACGGCCCGACGCTCTTCGGCGAACAGTGCCTAGTCGCTCGCCGCTTGGTCGAAGCCGGCGTGCCGTTTGTCAAAATCTCGCGAGCCTGGTGGGACAGCCACGGCCAGAATTTCGAAACGCATCTGGAACTCGTGACCGAGCTCGACAATGTGATGAGCGCCCTGCTCGACGATTTGAGCGAGCGGGGCTTGCTTGAAAATACGCTCGTCGTCACCCTGAGCGAATTCGGCCGTACGCCGTCGATCAACAGCAGCCTCGGTCGTGATCACTTCGCGAGCGCATGGAGCAGTTCCCTCTCCGGCTGCGGCGTGAAAGCCGGCAGCGTTTACGGCGCGAGCGATGACGACGGCCGGGAAGTGAAGGATGGCAAGATCGGCGCCGCCGAGCTCTTCGCCACGATCTATCGCGCCGTCGGCATCGACCATCGCAAGGATTACCACATCGGCGCTCGGCCGATTCCGTTGACCGATCCGGGGACCAAGCACGTCGCGGAAGTTCTTTCCTAA